Proteins found in one Fulvitalea axinellae genomic segment:
- a CDS encoding S8 family peptidase has protein sequence MIRTLRILGLCLWLSIALNVATHGQWQTSIPTDNDRSMIKEAKPNMSPWSNILVRDLEIFKEESGQDMEPFFQQYALRKQSDNPTIANTFIGAFIYVDPTVASQSAVSDLGGEVRIISDTLWSVQISLERFPELSSLPGMEYIQADFHVLPRLDFARKASNVDQVQNGEGLSRNYTGEGVIVGVLDFGFDYTHPTFRDNRGNLRISRVWNMEDSKGTPPSGFNYGTELVGAEDILKAKFSSTGSSHGTHVAGIAAGSGMGLARYKGVGLASEIVLVQLGGSSTSVTDGVAYIFEYAEKAGKPAVINMSLGSEFGPRDGTSTTDRIFDQLSGAGKLLVGAAGNEGNKPMHIRKEFTQEDDKLNTLMFFEQTGANYGYGFSDIWGQPGQDLALAVKIFNESGDLLAHTPRIDLAVTNELDTVINIGTNQIEIEISGEQASKLNDKAHFVAWVVNFSPDLYISLELSATPGQVDLWNGGNGRGATFSNQVASGTSLPGFSAGDTDITIGEIGGTSNSIITVGAYSTKNGYFNLQGQWISRSFNTGPLAAFSSHGPTADGRLKPEISAPGNVVVSSVNSFDTSYGPDNSTVVANVREGEKTWYFAALQGTSMASPMTAGIMALWLQAKPDLSPEQAKTLMRMYPTQDMFTGMIPETGSNYWGWGKIDALRPLQVIESGIFTGGKILGTANDYQIIAYPNPSYGTVNIALESATEVSYSLITPEGKTIVSGASNGISTERKFSINLEHIAKGVYTLSVTTNQGTKNTRLILR, from the coding sequence ATGATTCGGACTTTACGAATACTCGGTTTATGTCTGTGGTTATCAATCGCCCTCAATGTAGCGACACATGGCCAATGGCAAACGTCGATCCCAACCGACAACGATCGTTCCATGATAAAAGAGGCCAAGCCAAACATGTCGCCTTGGTCCAATATCTTGGTTCGCGATCTGGAAATCTTCAAAGAAGAATCCGGGCAGGACATGGAGCCGTTTTTCCAACAATACGCTTTGAGAAAACAAAGTGACAACCCGACAATCGCAAATACTTTTATAGGGGCGTTCATATACGTGGACCCAACCGTAGCCAGCCAAAGTGCTGTCAGTGATTTAGGTGGTGAAGTCCGAATTATTTCGGATACTTTATGGAGCGTTCAAATATCTTTGGAACGTTTCCCGGAACTCTCTTCACTCCCAGGGATGGAATATATCCAAGCGGATTTCCACGTACTACCCAGACTGGATTTCGCACGAAAAGCGTCAAATGTCGACCAAGTGCAAAACGGAGAAGGCCTAAGCCGTAATTATACCGGCGAAGGGGTGATCGTGGGTGTTCTGGATTTTGGCTTCGATTATACCCACCCGACCTTTCGGGACAACCGAGGGAATCTACGGATTTCAAGGGTTTGGAACATGGAAGACAGCAAAGGCACTCCTCCTTCCGGATTTAATTACGGCACAGAACTGGTCGGCGCCGAAGATATTCTAAAAGCAAAATTCTCGTCAACAGGTAGCTCGCACGGCACACACGTAGCGGGAATCGCCGCCGGTAGCGGGATGGGATTGGCCCGTTATAAAGGAGTCGGGCTCGCCAGCGAAATAGTTTTGGTCCAGTTAGGCGGTTCTTCCACAAGTGTTACGGACGGGGTTGCCTATATCTTCGAATACGCTGAAAAAGCGGGAAAGCCCGCAGTAATCAACATGAGTCTAGGGTCCGAATTCGGCCCTAGGGATGGAACCTCCACAACAGACCGGATATTTGACCAACTAAGCGGAGCCGGAAAACTCTTGGTTGGCGCTGCTGGCAACGAGGGCAATAAACCTATGCATATCCGCAAAGAGTTCACTCAGGAAGACGACAAACTCAATACCTTGATGTTTTTCGAGCAAACTGGCGCTAACTACGGCTACGGCTTCTCTGATATTTGGGGACAACCCGGGCAGGACTTGGCTTTGGCTGTCAAAATTTTCAATGAATCCGGAGACCTGCTTGCCCATACTCCTCGTATAGATTTGGCCGTGACAAACGAACTCGACACTGTCATTAACATTGGCACAAACCAGATTGAAATTGAAATCTCAGGCGAACAAGCGAGCAAACTCAATGACAAAGCCCACTTTGTGGCTTGGGTAGTCAACTTTTCACCAGATCTATACATTTCCTTGGAGCTTTCGGCTACTCCAGGCCAGGTCGATCTTTGGAACGGCGGAAATGGACGAGGAGCGACCTTCAGCAACCAAGTGGCTTCCGGAACGAGCCTGCCGGGCTTTAGCGCAGGCGATACTGACATTACGATTGGCGAAATAGGCGGTACAAGCAACAGCATAATTACCGTAGGGGCTTACTCCACCAAAAACGGGTACTTTAATCTCCAAGGCCAATGGATTTCCCGATCTTTTAATACCGGACCATTAGCCGCTTTTTCCAGCCACGGCCCTACAGCCGACGGTAGGCTAAAACCGGAAATATCCGCTCCGGGTAATGTCGTGGTATCTTCTGTTAATTCTTTCGATACGAGCTACGGCCCTGACAATTCAACCGTAGTGGCTAATGTCCGGGAAGGGGAAAAAACTTGGTACTTCGCCGCCTTGCAGGGCACTTCCATGGCCTCTCCTATGACCGCTGGGATAATGGCGCTCTGGTTACAAGCCAAACCCGATTTAAGTCCTGAACAAGCGAAAACCTTAATGAGAATGTACCCGACACAAGACATGTTTACAGGCATGATTCCGGAAACGGGGAGCAACTATTGGGGCTGGGGAAAAATTGACGCGTTGCGCCCGTTACAAGTCATCGAAAGCGGAATATTCACTGGCGGTAAAATCTTGGGAACGGCAAATGACTACCAGATCATTGCTTACCCGAACCCTAGCTACGGAACGGTAAACATCGCCCTTGAGTCAGCCACCGAAGTAAGTTACAGCCTGATCACTCCCGAAGGCAAGACCATCGTATCCGGTGCTTCAAATGGCATTTCGACTGAAAGGAAATTCAGCATTAATCTGGAACATATCGCCAAAGGCGTTTACACCCTTTCGGTCACGACAAACCAAGGGACAAAAAACACTCGTTTGATTTTGAGGTAA
- a CDS encoding DUF368 domain-containing protein, with product MNTIKKHLVLYLKGVLMGVADVVPGVSGGTIALLTGIYERLLNAIKSIDAEALRWLFNGKIAKLWKHVDGTFLLFLLGGIATSLVLFAGIIHGLLETHPVQIWAFFFGLVIISSYLVAKRVRRWSAGKAFALLIGAVIAYAVTSLTPATTPDSPFFLFISGAIAICAMILPGISGSFLLLILGKYKFVMHALKTFDVTTILIFALGCLVGLLTFSRFISWTLKRFHDMTVAVLAGFMVGSLNKIWPWKQVLETRLNSKGVEVPLVEQNILPETYANLHDGSAHTLEALALALGAIIVVYVFESFASKKTV from the coding sequence ATGAACACAATCAAAAAACACTTAGTCCTGTACCTAAAGGGCGTTCTTATGGGCGTCGCCGACGTAGTTCCCGGAGTTTCTGGCGGAACTATCGCATTGCTTACAGGCATTTACGAGCGGTTACTCAACGCCATCAAGTCCATTGACGCCGAAGCGCTACGATGGCTCTTCAACGGAAAAATCGCAAAGCTTTGGAAGCATGTGGACGGCACTTTCTTGTTGTTTTTGCTTGGCGGTATCGCTACTAGTTTGGTTCTATTCGCCGGAATAATCCACGGCCTTCTCGAAACTCATCCCGTCCAGATTTGGGCTTTCTTCTTTGGGTTAGTCATTATATCCTCTTACTTGGTAGCCAAACGGGTTCGCCGTTGGTCGGCGGGCAAAGCCTTCGCCTTGTTGATTGGGGCCGTCATCGCATATGCCGTAACTTCCCTCACTCCCGCTACCACACCGGACTCGCCGTTTTTCCTCTTTATCTCGGGCGCTATCGCTATTTGCGCCATGATTTTGCCTGGCATTTCCGGCAGTTTTCTGTTGCTGATTTTGGGGAAATACAAATTCGTAATGCATGCGTTGAAAACCTTCGATGTCACTACCATCCTGATCTTCGCCTTAGGGTGTCTGGTCGGTTTGCTGACTTTCTCAAGGTTTATTTCTTGGACACTCAAACGCTTTCATGACATGACCGTGGCCGTTTTGGCCGGTTTTATGGTTGGTTCGCTCAATAAGATCTGGCCTTGGAAACAAGTACTCGAAACCCGCCTGAACAGCAAAGGTGTAGAAGTACCCCTAGTGGAACAGAACATCCTTCCGGAAACCTACGCTAACCTCCACGATGGTTCCGCACATACGCTCGAAGCCTTGGCTTTGGCTCTCGGCGCCATCATCGTTGTTTACGTTTTCGAATCCTTCGCTTCCAAAAAAACAGTTTGA
- the aroE gene encoding shikimate dehydrogenase (AroE; catalyzes the conversion of shikimate to 3-dehydroshikimate), whose product MRKFALIGYKLGHSFSKKYFTDKFEKEGLDNCLYELFELAHIKQLPGLLIEQKSLEGLNVTIPYKEEVIPLLDDIDDSAKRIGAVNVIRIQDGKTKGFNSDYYGFKKSLEDWMDINPSETKALILGTGGASKAVKTALEDLNVEFKFVSRTASDDTLDYASLNAKPELLDEYRLIINTTPLGMLPNTDSCPDLPYDRIGGGHYLYDLVYNPEETLFMKKGTDRGAKAKNGLEMLHLQAERSWDIWNGNE is encoded by the coding sequence ATGAGAAAATTCGCATTGATCGGATACAAACTCGGACATTCCTTCTCCAAGAAATACTTCACCGACAAATTCGAAAAAGAAGGTCTTGATAATTGCCTTTACGAACTTTTCGAACTCGCCCATATCAAACAGCTTCCCGGTCTGCTGATCGAGCAAAAGTCTCTCGAAGGCCTCAATGTGACTATTCCTTACAAAGAGGAAGTAATTCCCTTACTCGACGATATTGACGACAGTGCGAAACGCATTGGAGCAGTAAACGTCATCCGTATACAGGATGGAAAAACAAAAGGGTTCAATTCGGATTATTACGGATTCAAAAAGTCTTTGGAAGATTGGATGGACATCAACCCTTCCGAGACTAAGGCGCTGATACTGGGAACAGGTGGCGCTTCAAAAGCGGTAAAAACGGCTTTGGAAGACCTAAATGTAGAATTTAAATTCGTAAGCCGGACGGCTTCGGACGATACGCTGGATTACGCTTCCCTGAACGCCAAGCCTGAATTGTTAGACGAATACCGCCTGATAATAAACACCACCCCTTTGGGTATGCTTCCGAATACGGATTCTTGCCCCGACCTGCCTTACGACCGTATAGGCGGGGGACATTACCTGTATGATTTGGTTTATAATCCCGAGGAAACCCTTTTTATGAAAAAGGGAACGGACAGGGGAGCCAAGGCTAAAAACGGCCTTGAAATGCTTCACCTTCAAGCCGAACGCTCTTGGGATATCTGGAACGGAAACGAATAA
- a CDS encoding RNA polymerase sigma factor, with the protein MKRKIGEDGQLIRRYLLGDEKAFSLLVAKYRTKVFTTIYLIVRNPTDAEDLTQECFHKVVQVLKSGRYRDEGRFLPWMLRIAHNKAVDHYRKVKNRPEYAVEQFPEWSESLKGLEKSPEELRIEKERVAMLNDWIEALPDKQKEVLRMRSFRRMSYGDIAEETGTSVNTALGRMRYAMKFLKKAALCQA; encoded by the coding sequence ATGAAGCGTAAGATTGGAGAAGACGGACAGTTGATCCGTCGTTATCTGTTAGGTGACGAGAAAGCATTCTCACTTTTGGTGGCTAAATACCGCACGAAAGTTTTCACTACCATTTACCTTATCGTTCGAAACCCAACCGATGCGGAAGACCTCACTCAGGAGTGTTTCCACAAAGTGGTGCAGGTGCTGAAATCCGGCAGGTACCGTGACGAGGGACGATTCCTGCCTTGGATGCTCCGTATAGCCCATAATAAGGCCGTGGATCATTACCGTAAGGTGAAAAACCGTCCTGAATATGCCGTGGAACAATTCCCAGAATGGTCGGAAAGCCTTAAAGGTTTGGAAAAAAGCCCCGAAGAATTACGGATTGAAAAGGAGCGTGTAGCCATGCTAAACGATTGGATAGAGGCTTTGCCAGACAAGCAAAAAGAGGTGTTGAGAATGAGAAGTTTCCGAAGAATGAGCTATGGAGACATTGCGGAAGAGACAGGAACAAGCGTCAACACGGCTTTGGGAAGAATGCGTTATGCTATGAAATTCCTTAAAAAAGCGGCCCTTTGTCAGGCCTAA
- a CDS encoding YkgB family protein, which translates to MKTDTNPAGVLIRYALVLIIFWIGCLKFYTYEAEGIQRLVGNSPFLSWLYSIADVKQVSALFGGTEILIALLLAIKPASPKLSIFGSLGAVLMFLTTLSFLFTTPGITVSGLGFPALTGGGQSLLKDTMLLAGAVWTFFDSKNAL; encoded by the coding sequence ATGAAAACCGACACAAATCCCGCCGGAGTTTTGATCCGGTACGCTTTGGTCCTGATTATTTTCTGGATCGGTTGCCTAAAATTCTATACATACGAAGCTGAAGGCATTCAACGCCTTGTCGGCAACAGCCCGTTCCTTTCGTGGCTGTATTCCATAGCCGATGTCAAACAGGTCTCGGCGCTGTTTGGCGGTACCGAAATCCTGATCGCTTTGCTGTTGGCCATAAAACCCGCCAGCCCCAAGCTTTCTATTTTCGGTAGTCTGGGCGCCGTACTGATGTTTCTTACCACCCTGAGTTTCCTATTTACCACGCCTGGCATAACGGTCAGTGGATTGGGCTTTCCAGCCCTTACTGGCGGCGGGCAGTCATTGCTAAAAGACACTATGTTACTGGCCGGTGCGGTATGGACTTTCTTTGATTCTAAAAACGCTTTATAG
- a CDS encoding histidinol-phosphate transaminase, translating to MTLTRRQAMKMGVAGLAGLALSPTNSYGRYFRILEENKKRGMAPEDAVWLVFNVNPLGSSNKAYDVMRRSVRLSHHYGEYHGYELLRNLHEMHGLKFSDMENPDSYFARYAAFNQNPIMLGFGGTEFLQAIARHANDQGGNYVEIQPTYGEITGTINRLPKVRIERRSVHETVGHEASPEEILAKTDRNTRLIHIINPSNPTGRVYSPEALVYLMDNKPPETLLLIDEAYIHYAPSNRVKSMIGEAVSRENVVVLRTMSKAYGLAAKRVGYIVGNPETFKSMALRPMGGYYQNPVAMLMAKEALGDKKFVEKSVNHANSVKARYLDYFAELGLRPRPSATSFMWVHTDRDLSGVVRELEKENIFIKSGHQYGEPNHIRVSIGTNRQVNRFFNIFRDKMKG from the coding sequence ATGACACTTACAAGACGCCAAGCGATGAAAATGGGCGTGGCTGGTTTAGCCGGTTTGGCCCTTTCTCCGACAAATTCCTACGGAAGGTATTTCAGGATTCTCGAAGAAAACAAGAAACGGGGCATGGCTCCCGAAGACGCCGTGTGGTTAGTTTTTAACGTCAATCCGCTAGGTTCTTCAAACAAGGCCTATGACGTGATGCGACGGAGTGTCCGCCTGTCACACCATTACGGGGAGTATCATGGTTATGAGCTTCTGCGTAACCTGCACGAAATGCACGGCCTCAAGTTTTCCGATATGGAAAATCCTGACAGCTATTTTGCCCGTTACGCCGCCTTTAATCAAAATCCTATAATGCTCGGTTTTGGAGGGACAGAGTTCTTACAAGCCATTGCCCGCCACGCCAATGACCAAGGCGGTAATTATGTGGAAATCCAACCCACTTATGGAGAGATAACCGGGACGATTAACCGGTTGCCGAAAGTAAGGATAGAGCGCCGATCTGTTCACGAAACTGTTGGTCACGAGGCCAGTCCGGAAGAGATTTTAGCAAAAACCGACCGCAATACTCGCCTTATCCATATCATAAACCCGAGTAATCCTACGGGAAGAGTCTACAGCCCGGAGGCTCTGGTATATCTTATGGACAACAAGCCTCCGGAAACACTGCTTCTTATCGATGAGGCGTATATCCACTATGCTCCTTCAAACCGGGTGAAATCGATGATAGGCGAGGCCGTTTCACGGGAAAACGTTGTGGTGCTACGAACCATGTCCAAGGCTTATGGTTTGGCGGCTAAGCGCGTGGGCTATATCGTTGGCAATCCCGAGACTTTCAAAAGTATGGCCCTCAGGCCCATGGGAGGATATTACCAGAATCCTGTAGCCATGCTAATGGCCAAAGAAGCTTTGGGAGATAAGAAGTTTGTGGAGAAATCTGTGAACCATGCCAACAGTGTAAAAGCCCGTTATTTGGATTATTTCGCTGAATTGGGCTTACGTCCTCGTCCAAGCGCCACGAGTTTTATGTGGGTGCACACTGACAGGGATTTGTCTGGGGTGGTTAGAGAATTGGAAAAGGAAAATATCTTTATCAAAAGTGGTCACCAATACGGGGAGCCTAACCATATCCGCGTTTCGATAGGAACGAACAGGCAAGTGAACCGCTTCTTCAATATATTCCGTGACAAGATGAAAGGTTAG
- a CDS encoding DUF3667 domain-containing protein: MRCTNCYRNLDGDPDFCPYCGQKQHLTRLTFSHVVHDFVGSILNIDKGYLLTLRMLLEKPGITIRRFISGQRVRYLPPIRFFVLSIFLAIVLSFLTGLYHKPAEVQSTSSLDAIEEALVMGIQKLEGKKEEGLKDWVNGTLRPAHEFYKKHEIYFLIIGIFIVAYSIHLLVGRKRSFTYVETACVWLYASGVTKIIESVTDVASTFSGIGRMLLLGGVVWLFWPKIKRKALRWKRERRYWKITLGALLVLMFLSQGSDLLPTVVGAYFISRVYNLSALRSFMMFLLVYTICVAFFVILATIAGYGVFYYHPWSS, translated from the coding sequence ATGCGTTGCACCAATTGTTACAGAAATCTGGACGGAGACCCTGACTTTTGTCCTTATTGCGGACAAAAACAACACTTGACAAGGTTGACTTTCAGCCATGTAGTCCATGATTTTGTGGGAAGTATCCTCAATATTGACAAAGGATATTTGCTTACGCTCAGGATGTTGTTGGAAAAGCCGGGTATAACTATCAGGCGTTTTATTTCCGGTCAACGGGTCCGGTACTTGCCTCCGATCCGTTTTTTTGTCCTGAGTATTTTCTTGGCCATTGTCCTAAGTTTCTTGACAGGGTTGTATCATAAACCCGCAGAGGTTCAGTCTACTTCCTCGTTAGATGCGATAGAGGAAGCGCTGGTCATGGGAATCCAGAAATTGGAAGGGAAAAAAGAGGAAGGCCTAAAAGACTGGGTTAACGGTACGCTTCGGCCGGCCCATGAATTCTACAAGAAGCACGAGATCTATTTTCTCATAATCGGAATATTTATAGTCGCTTATAGTATTCATTTATTGGTGGGGCGCAAACGTTCCTTTACTTATGTGGAAACCGCTTGCGTCTGGCTTTACGCTTCGGGAGTAACCAAGATTATTGAGAGTGTCACCGATGTCGCTTCCACGTTTTCGGGTATTGGCCGTATGCTGTTACTGGGAGGGGTTGTTTGGCTGTTTTGGCCGAAAATAAAGAGGAAAGCTTTACGTTGGAAACGCGAACGACGTTATTGGAAAATCACCTTAGGGGCTTTATTGGTCCTAATGTTTCTCTCGCAAGGCAGTGATCTGTTGCCGACTGTCGTAGGCGCTTATTTTATTTCCAGAGTATATAACTTAAGCGCTTTACGGTCTTTTATGATGTTTTTGCTAGTGTACACTATCTGCGTGGCCTTCTTTGTGATATTGGCGACCATTGCCGGTTATGGCGTGTTCTATTACCATCCGTGGTCATCTTGA
- a CDS encoding TonB-dependent receptor domain-containing protein, with product MIKKKGTSFWVLIALTISFLNTYGSNEPAVKGQIKGKVVEKGSGEAVSYATIAVFAQDNSLVGGAITDDKGAFVAKGIKPGVYDIEAKFVGFETVRLEDINVRGFVTDVGVIELGSEAKLLEGVEVTATRPEVEYKIDRKVINVDKMVTSLSGSAVDILDNVPSVEVDIDGNVSLRGSSDFTVFIDGRPSVFKGSDALSQIPASMIANIEIITNPSAKYDPDGTSGIINIITKKKASGFSGVANVNAGYPGRYGADAMFSYKANEKFTYHLGGDFNSNQRKGTRYSENTTFGQDTVLRITDGDRNRESESFNLKGGIDFTPNKKNRFSLMMAGGKRENVNDNEYLYSNYLIRDGVRTPADNPLTFNTDDGIRSSKYASLDFDYVHKFDAKSGHELSMSAHYGYSEGDEDNQTYTYGDREQTVFDEAAQRSTEDSEDHSFRYRIDYTRPVGEHAKFEAGYQVRMNRSDETNGSFNKSAPDADWKLNEKYSYLNEFTKDIHAIYGTFAGELDKFGYQLGLRGEYTYRQTKLVNVDSETTIDRFDIFPTAHFSYQLPAEQQLMASYSRRINRPANHWLEPFPTYMDAYNVRIGDPGIEPEYVDSYEVGYTKNFDAISVSAEAFYKKINNRTEFVKEVWNDPVQNPDGDIFMNTRTNVGIESNYGLELMLNADPFKWWSLSFSGTFSGYDLDGSYKEQVFDRSDFYYNFRMSNDFLITESIRFQVTPRFMSGRQSTQGERESFFYLNLAVKQDFMDKQFSATLQARNVLNSFKWEYTSYGPDFASMSRYEGQPSVALTLTYRINNYRPKRSKNQGGGGGEGGGFEM from the coding sequence ATGATCAAGAAGAAGGGGACGAGCTTTTGGGTACTTATCGCACTGACGATAAGTTTCCTAAACACATATGGATCCAATGAACCAGCCGTAAAAGGACAAATCAAAGGAAAGGTAGTTGAGAAAGGCTCGGGCGAAGCTGTAAGCTACGCCACAATAGCCGTATTCGCACAAGACAACAGCCTGGTGGGCGGTGCGATTACGGACGATAAAGGCGCATTCGTAGCGAAAGGAATAAAACCGGGCGTTTACGATATCGAAGCCAAGTTTGTGGGCTTTGAGACCGTCCGCTTAGAAGACATTAACGTGCGCGGGTTCGTAACCGACGTGGGCGTAATCGAGCTGGGCTCGGAAGCCAAACTTTTGGAAGGGGTGGAAGTGACCGCCACCAGACCCGAGGTGGAATACAAGATCGACCGGAAAGTCATTAACGTAGACAAAATGGTGACAAGCCTAAGCGGCTCGGCGGTTGATATTCTGGACAACGTCCCTTCTGTGGAAGTGGATATCGACGGTAACGTAAGCCTGCGCGGCAGCAGTGACTTCACCGTGTTTATCGACGGCCGCCCGAGCGTGTTCAAAGGCTCCGACGCTTTGTCGCAGATTCCGGCTTCGATGATTGCCAATATCGAAATCATCACCAACCCGTCGGCCAAATACGATCCTGACGGCACTTCCGGCATCATCAATATCATCACGAAGAAAAAAGCCAGCGGATTCAGCGGTGTGGCAAACGTCAACGCCGGCTATCCGGGCCGTTACGGCGCCGACGCCATGTTCAGCTACAAAGCCAACGAAAAGTTCACCTACCACTTGGGCGGCGACTTTAACAGCAATCAACGCAAAGGCACCCGTTACTCGGAAAACACGACCTTCGGCCAAGACACCGTCCTGCGTATCACAGACGGCGACAGAAACCGCGAATCCGAGTCTTTTAACCTGAAAGGCGGTATCGATTTTACTCCAAATAAAAAGAACCGCTTCTCGCTGATGATGGCGGGCGGAAAAAGGGAAAACGTCAACGACAACGAGTACCTGTATAGCAACTACCTTATTCGGGATGGCGTAAGGACACCGGCAGACAACCCGCTGACCTTTAACACCGACGACGGAATCCGCAGTAGCAAATACGCTTCCCTCGACTTCGACTACGTTCATAAATTCGACGCCAAATCTGGCCACGAACTGAGCATGAGCGCCCATTACGGCTACTCCGAAGGCGACGAGGACAACCAAACTTACACTTACGGAGACCGGGAACAAACGGTATTTGACGAAGCCGCCCAACGAAGCACGGAAGACAGCGAAGACCACTCGTTCCGCTACAGGATCGACTACACCCGCCCCGTTGGCGAACACGCCAAGTTCGAGGCCGGATACCAGGTCCGCATGAACCGGTCGGACGAGACGAACGGCAGTTTCAACAAATCCGCTCCGGACGCCGACTGGAAACTGAACGAAAAGTACAGCTACCTAAACGAGTTTACCAAAGACATCCACGCCATCTACGGAACCTTTGCCGGCGAGCTTGACAAATTCGGTTACCAACTCGGCCTCCGCGGCGAGTACACTTACCGCCAGACCAAGCTTGTGAACGTTGACAGCGAGACAACAATCGACCGTTTCGATATTTTCCCGACGGCCCACTTCTCGTATCAGCTTCCGGCGGAACAGCAGTTGATGGCCAGCTACTCAAGGCGTATCAACCGCCCGGCAAACCACTGGCTTGAGCCGTTCCCAACTTATATGGACGCTTACAACGTGCGTATCGGCGATCCGGGAATCGAGCCCGAATACGTGGATTCCTACGAAGTGGGTTATACCAAAAACTTCGACGCAATCAGCGTTTCGGCCGAAGCGTTTTACAAAAAGATCAACAACCGGACGGAATTTGTCAAAGAAGTGTGGAACGACCCGGTGCAAAATCCCGACGGCGATATCTTTATGAACACCCGAACCAACGTGGGTATCGAGTCGAACTACGGACTGGAACTGATGCTGAACGCCGATCCGTTCAAGTGGTGGAGCCTTAGCTTTTCGGGAACTTTCAGCGGTTATGACCTCGACGGAAGCTACAAGGAACAGGTATTCGACCGTAGCGATTTCTACTACAATTTCAGAATGAGCAACGACTTCCTGATCACGGAAAGCATCCGATTCCAAGTGACTCCTAGATTCATGTCAGGAAGACAGTCCACGCAAGGTGAGCGGGAATCGTTTTTCTACCTGAACCTCGCCGTAAAGCAGGATTTCATGGACAAACAGTTCTCAGCCACTCTTCAGGCCCGCAACGTTCTGAATTCCTTCAAGTGGGAGTACACCTCATACGGCCCCGACTTCGCGTCGATGAGCCGATATGAAGGCCAGCCGAGCGTGGCCCTTACGCTGACTTACCGCATTAATAACTACCGTCCGAAGCGTAGCAAGAACCAAGGCGGTGGCGGTGGAGAAGGTGGCGGATTCGAGATGTAA
- a CDS encoding ABC transporter ATP-binding protein, with protein sequence MLQVNQLNYAYKAGSPIFRDLTFSLCAGSIVGLLGKNGEGKTTLLSLLAGLKRPHGGELTVNGHNPGKRQPSFLSSIYYLPDEAEPGFSSPQDFVKAMAPFYPTFDTKIMAELTETFELPEARKFSHWSFGQRKKFQIAFALATKCKIMLFDEPTNGLDIPSKAIFRKVMAGTLDEDQLVIIATHQTADLQNLIDRVMILEQGDVKLNEELFDLEAKYFFGQGHLPEHLDCVYAEEVPNGHKYMCASAGESSTVDLELLFNATINGKLESSKAYANG encoded by the coding sequence ATGTTACAAGTCAATCAGCTGAACTACGCTTACAAAGCCGGTTCGCCTATTTTTAGAGACTTGACTTTTTCTTTGTGTGCGGGAAGCATTGTGGGACTTTTGGGAAAAAACGGAGAAGGAAAGACAACTCTGCTCAGCCTGTTGGCCGGGCTCAAGCGCCCGCACGGCGGCGAACTTACGGTAAACGGGCACAACCCCGGCAAACGGCAACCCTCGTTTCTCAGCTCGATCTACTACTTGCCGGACGAGGCCGAACCCGGATTTTCCTCGCCACAAGATTTCGTAAAAGCGATGGCGCCATTCTACCCGACCTTCGACACCAAAATAATGGCCGAGCTCACCGAGACTTTCGAATTGCCCGAAGCGCGGAAATTCAGCCATTGGTCGTTCGGTCAGCGCAAAAAGTTCCAGATCGCCTTCGCACTCGCTACCAAGTGCAAAATCATGCTCTTCGACGAGCCGACCAACGGGCTGGATATTCCTTCCAAAGCCATCTTCCGCAAAGTGATGGCCGGCACGCTTGACGAAGACCAGCTGGTAATAATCGCCACGCACCAAACCGCCGACCTGCAGAACCTCATCGACCGGGTGATGATTCTGGAACAAGGCGACGTTAAGCTCAACGAGGAACTCTTCGATCTTGAGGCCAAGTACTTTTTCGGCCAAGGCCACCTGCCCGAACATCTCGACTGCGTATACGCCGAGGAAGTCCCCAACGGCCACAAATACATGTGCGCCTCCGCCGGCGAAAGCTCCACGGTGGATCTAGAACTTTTATTCAACGCCACAATCAACGGCAAACTCGAATCTTCTAAAGCTTACGCAAATGGATAA